The region tcTACCACCTTTAAGTGTTTTTATAAGAATCGGGTTGGTACTCCATTTTAGTATTGGTTCCTTCTTGACCTTAAAGCCATTCGAGCCATCCGTAAATCCATCTTCAAATAACCTTTAGCCTCTTCACTTAACCGAATCCATTACATACCTTACTTAGCCACCTTGAACCTATTTTGGAAATTAAATACCACACTTAGCCGAATTTAACCACTTTATTTTAAATCGAGCGATACTTCTGATTTTAACGATCGGGCACATTAACGACTCAACTCATATCACCGAGCCGGATCGCATCATACAGGAAGCTGGAGTTGACTTCCAAGAGACCTTAAGTCTTATGGTCAAGCCAACCACTATCAGGATAGTTCTTGCATTAGCTGTGTCCCTCAACTGGTCTCTTAGGCAAATTGATATCAATAATGCGTTTTTAAATGGGGAATTAAGTGAAGACATATACATGTTTCAACCTCCAGGGTTTGAATAAAGTGGGTTAAATGGTGAGCCACTAGTTTGCAAATTGAAGAAGGCTTTATATGGTCTCAAACAAGCCCCTCGTGCGTGGTTTCAGAAGTTAAGAGATTTTTTGGTTGCTATAGGGTTTACGGTCTCCAAGACAGATAACTCTCTCTTCATTCTTTGATCGGGTGCTCAAGTATTGTATGTTCTAGTTTATGTTGATAACATTATAGTCACTGGCAGTGATTCTCAGGCCATTACCAACTTTGCTACTCAACTCAACACTAAGTTTTCATTGAAAGGCTTAGGAAAGTTAAACTACTTTCTTGGCATTGAGGTTCAGTACACATCTGAAGGAATGGTTTTGTCTTAAACAAAGTATGTTCGGGACTTACTTCACAAAGCTTCCATGGATAGGTCGAATGGCCTACCAAAACCAATGGTCACCAATTGTCACCTATCTGCTAGTGACGGCAGTCCAATCGTGGATCAATATCACTACAGAAGCATCGTTGGTGCCCTGCAGTATGTACTGATTACGAGGCCTGATATTGCTTATTCAGTGAACAAGGTGTGCCAGTTCATGCACAATCCTCTAGATGTACACTTCAAAGTAGTAAAACAAATACTACGGTATTTACAAGGGACGATGAGCTATGGTTTAAAGTTCACTCGAGCATCTAAGTTTCTATTGGAAGGTTATTTAGACGCTAGTTGGGGGTTCGATGTTGATGACCGTAGATCCACCTCTAGATTTTGTGTTTTTCTCGGAGGTAATCTAGTTTCTTGGAGCTCCAAAAAGCAACAGGTGGTCTCTCAATCTACAGCAGAGGCAGAATACAAGAGTGTTGCTCACACAGCTGCAGAAATGGTTTGGATAAAATCATTATTAATTGAGTTATGTGTTCCAGTATCGCCTAAAGCTTTGATTTGGTGTGACAGTTTGGCTGCGGTTGCTGTAGCAGGAAACCCTGTTATGCACTCCAAATTTAAACATGTGGAGTTAGATGTATTCTTTGTCCGAGAAAAGGTGGCAGATGGTGTACTTCAGGTTGGCCATGTTCCAGGTTCCTATCAGCTTGCGGATATTTTAACAAAGTCGCTCTCTGCACCCGTGTTCAATAACTTTCGTAGTTAGCTTCGAGTTGTTAACATGAATTAGAAGAAGTTTTAAGACAGTAGATAAGTATGGGGAATATTAGGAAGTAAATGATACAGTTTCTGTTATTAGTTAGCATCAGTTATGGTTAGTTAGGAAAGTAGTTGAGTAACCGTTCTTGAGCTTGCATTAAATACATGTATTCTGTACGTGTTTTGTAGAATGGAAAATAGAATTCTTTCTTTCATGTGTTAGTCGTTATCTTAGCAAAACTATCTATTTCGAGTGTACCAAACTGCCCAGTAAGCAATCACCATAATCTTCCTATCTCTAATATCTGCTTGATTGAAGACCTCTCTGCTAACCAAAGCCTGTAATCTGGTTATTGTGAGGCAAGAAACACCCCAATTTTCAACGAGCCAAATGTTTGCTTAGAGATAGAATAAAATCTCAGCAAATAATCCACCGTTTCTTCAGCTTCCTTGCACAAAGGAGATAGGTTGTCAACATGCAGCTTGCACCTCAATAAATTCCCAAAAGTaggtaaaaaattattaaaaaatctatACATAGTaatcttaatttttgctggaatTTGTAATGTCCATAACTTTGTATAAAACACTATAATTAAGCTAGGCATAGTCGTAGAATGTAATCTCCTATTGTGTAACTCTTCATCAAGAAGCAACTTGTATCCACTCTTGGAAGAATATTCACTCGACCCTTTATAGCGCCACACAAAAGTATCTGGAGGTCTCGTTTGAGCAAGTGGAACAGTAAGAACCTTCTCATCCTAATCGATCTTAAGAATGGATCTAACTCATCATTTAATCCAGGTACACGAATCTGCATTAGTCAATTGTGCCACAATAGTAAATCTAACATTTATATGCTGACACTGAACTCTTTCATTTCTTGGACTAGGAATCCAAGAATTATTCCATATATTGACCTTATCCCCAATACCAATTCGCCAACCAACTCCTATTTCAATTAAACCCCAGCGCTTAAGATACTTCTCCAGGTAAATTAAGAGTAAGTTCTAACCGAGCTAACATAAAATCTATCTGTGGATAATACCTAGCTTTCAAAAATTTAGCCAACAAACTATCTGGATGAGTAATAATACGCCAACATCTTTTGGCTAATAGGGCAATATTAAATTTGGACAAATCACAAAAACCTAATCCTCCCTCTGCTTTCGGCAAACAAAGTGAATGTCATGTAACTCAATGTATAGCTCATCAagatttatttttcctttaccaaaataagttaagaaaattttctaacttgCTAAATAACACTTTTGGTAAGAGGAAACACTACATTGCATAGACAGGTATAGCTTGCAAAACTGCCTTAATAAAGACCTCTTTCTCCCCCCAATCGACAAATATCTCATACTCTAGTCTTCTACTTTCTTGTTAAACCGACCCAAGTAATGCACAAAAGCTTGCTTCTTACGTCTACCAACCATCATCGGCAGACCCAAATACTTTTCTGGGCTTGTTGAAACCCTAACTCCTAAAAGGCTATCCACAATCTCCCGCTCAACTGATCCAACATTAGCCCCAAAATGATTCACCTTGCCTCAAACCTCTCAAAGGTAAAAATGATTCACTACTGCAAACATTAACGCCAATCGTATAGGAAACATAGGTCACACACTTCATAACCAAAGCCACACAACTATCACGAAAGCCCAATGTAACATTATCCCTGCTAAAAAATCTCACTCCACCTTATCATATGCTTTACTCATGTCGAGCTTAAACACAAAATTACCCTGCTAgccaaatctttttattttaagggAATGCAAAATTTCATACGCAACTAGAACATTATCTACAATATGCCTTCCAGGTATAAAAGCTCATTGAGCCACATCAAGGTAACCTTTCAAAACTCTACTCATTCTGCCCACTATTACTTTAGCAATGATTTTGTACAGAACATTGTACAAGCTAATAGGTCTAAATTACGTCATGTTTCTGGGACTACTGACCTTCAGGATCAAGACAATATGAGTCTTATTTATTTCCTCAATGGCAACCTCCCCATGAAGAACCGCAAGATAGTATTTCGTAGCATCATTGCCTACAATATgccaatattttttttgtaaaaaaaaagcaagaaaacCATTAATACATGATTCTTTAATAGGTTTCATAGACTTGACTGCAGCCTATACTTCCTCAAGTCTGAAAGGTAGCAACAACTACTTATTTATACCTGGTGAAGCCTTTTTTTGAACATTAGCACAAATCCACGAAGCATCCCTCGCAGGGGAGGCCGTAAAAATTTCAATGAAATAATTTGAGGCAATTTTCAAAACCTCTTCCTCCTCAGATACCCAAATCGCCTCTTCACCCTCAATACCGATAATATTATTGCACTTTTTTCGACCAGTTGCAACTTTATGAAAGAAAGCAATGTTTCTATCACCATTTAAAAGCCAATTGATACGAGTTCTCTGTTGCCAAAATAATTCCGCCTTATCTGCTTCTAATTCAAGCTAAGCTGAATCTTTGACAACTCAGTGAAGATATCATCATTTGGATCTTTTTCATAAAGCTCTTTCATTCTGAGTTGTAGCCTTTTTTTTATTAACCTCTCTATTTCTTTTTATCGTATGGCTCTAATGTCTCAACTTTCTTCCTAACCCAACCAATTTTGAAGGCAACGTGTCTAAAGATGAAGACTAAAATTGGCTTATTGCTTCTTCACAAAACCCCTCCAAACACCAATTAGCATCAAAACGAAAATTATGACAACCCCCTCTCTGCCAACGTCTTCGCCCTTTCATATCTATTACTACTAGACAGTGATCAATAAAAGAATGTCTCCAATGAGCAACTGAATAATTAAGAAACAAACTCTACCATGTTGTATTCGGCACTCCCCTATCAAGCTTCTCCCAAATGTTGTTTGCCACTAATCTACCTCTCTTCCACATGAACCAGCACCTTGTAAACCCTAAATTACTTAGATCACAGTCTTGTAGAGAAGATCTAAAAGCCTTCATATTCCTTTTCACTCGTAACCATGctcatttcttttttaaaaaatatactatctCATTAAAATACCCAACTACCAACCACGGAATAGATTGATCTTGACCCAACTGGAAAAGTAGATCTTAAGAATTGCTCATTAGGCGTTCCTTAGGATGCCTATAAAACCAGTAAAACGCCATAAAAAACCCTCTTGCTCATCCTGAATGTCAACATCAATATGATACTGCGAATAGCTTTGCAAACTAGATACTGCGAATAGCTTTGCAAACTAACCACACAACTTTGTCTCTAACCCAACGATAATCCTCCTCTAGAACCCACTACTCCCACATTAATTCCATTAGAAAATTCACACTTCCTCCTAACTACTTCCATCATTCTCGcgctaacttttttttataagaaacacAATTTGGGGACAAATTTCTCTCAGCTTACTCCTGAGACGATTTATAGCATGTGGCTTCCTCAGCCCACGAACATTCCAACTTAAGGTTTTCATTGCGCCTAGCTGGCCTACAATGTAGAAATTGCACCAAGCATTCGTTGTCTTTTTTTCCCCTCAACAAATTGAATAGAACACTCTTTACCATCTGAGCCTAACTCCATAAGCTCAGAACCATTAGACCCATTAACCTTCGACTCATTCTCCCAGTTAGGTACTCATTCATTTGCATTAGCCAATTGGAATCTTATGGACCATACCAGATTTTGATTGCGATTAGGATAGATATTTGTAACATTATCCCCAAAATTACATCCGTTCATATTCCTATCCTTATCCAACCTCTGACTCACCGTTCTATCTGACTCCTGTAACCATCTGCTAACTACCGAAGACCCTTTTTGTAACCGGAGCACACAACGAAATATCCCACCCAAAAAGAATCTTAGCCAGATCTATCCTCACCCTAACTGGGAAAAAACTCTACCCATGCTCAAGCTTCCCATAGAGAAAACAAAATACGCTGAGCTTTTTATACTGAAACCTAACATATAGCATCTAACTAGCCCCTAACACAATCTTCTTTTTACGCTCAATGGAAGTCAAATGTCCAGTCGAACCTTAATCCTCATATACCTCTTTACAACAAACATTGAAATCTTCGTATCATAATCAAGAAAACTGCCCAAAAAATAACGAAATTGATGCGCAATTGCTTTTGACATCAGACCCGAAGGCAGATCGTGAATCTACACCCAAAACTCCACATATAACAATGGCAATGTATTCGGATCCTCCCCTAGTTGAATCTTATGCAATAACAACAAATGATTATTAAAAAACCACAGAGTCCCCTCTAAAACCCAATTCACATCAACTTCATAAAAGAACTGAAACAAAACATGCTTCTCACCTAGATTTGTGATAGAAATACCTTCAATAGGGTACCATAAATCAGCCAATGTGTTTCTCAACGAAGAGAAGTGCACTACACTATCTGTCAAACAACTTCCAACAAAACAAAACTTGAAATCTTTTCTAACTCACTCTCCTCTTGAAACGCCTCCACCTCCTCGTCGACAAGAATCAAATTTTCCAACTCGTCCTCCATGGCCCCCTCCACGAGCCCTAGAAAAAAATCGTGTCAAAAGACAAACGAAAAAATTGCGTGCCAAAACGGCAGACGAAAAAACTACTATGATCTAGATTTATTGTTATGctactatttttttaattgtttacaTATAATGTGATATAATATGATTATTATAGTTAGGTATTTGGAATCAAATACATTTTGCATTGCTTACCCCCCTCAAACATATTACaacattattttataaaattttacatccTAACAAATTAAATACTATTGCATCTAATTCGCTTTCAATGAAAGTGGCAACATATATTCCAATATTTGAGTAATTAACTTTTGCaaatagcaaaaaaataaaaatacttttgtAACAATATATAAGGcatactattttttaaaatgcTTACGATTGTGTTCTTAATGCAAATTGTGTATGCTTtactaaataaatctaaatgtttgactttatatttcaaattataaaatcatCAAAAGATAAGGGAGGAACtttatatttcaaattataaaatcatCAAAAGATAAGGGAGGAATCCACTTACACGggtaaaattaaagtaattttacactttttcgggtttttttgtacaattaatattttaacaatgtAACCGacataattcatatttcatttatatagattatgcatgtcaaatttgatgtaaattaaaaatttctatctATTTGGATCGATATATACAGTACTTTAGATCAATATGATAGTGATATCAAATCAGTTCAAAAAGATGTATACATTAcaaatacaattatattgataaatttaacgattaaattgttaaaacattaattgtaaaaaaaatacgaaagaatataaaattactttaattttatacCGTGTAAATGGATTCCTCCTTTAAGTAGATAGGAAAGAAAGCTCTTGAAATTATTATATTCTCAACTCTTTTCGAATATTTAAGATTACTTAATaacatttttggttttttttttcattttaattctcATGTATGACAtattaaaccatttttttaattgattactAACCTTTCGTTTATGATATATTTTACTATTCTCAAACATTCGTTTTCTAGGTTGTAATTATAGTCAGAACTTTAAAATGAGAATCAAAATGATTTTAGCCATTACATGGTTCtaggttttaaattttatatttatcttacattattaaaataaaactagcAACACTTAATGTTTTCCTTCGTTTTTCTTTTCATCATGTAATTGAAGTCTTGAGGTGAAAATTTTTTAGATAATCTTTACTTATAgatttaatttcctttttttttgagaaaaaaattgaaatggtaagcaaGATATTAAGATTATTAAGATTAATCAATTTGTGTATTAGGTATTTGTTTTTCTTAATTGAAAAATTGCTCGACCATttcattcttaaaaaaaaattgagattttatTCCTTGGTTGATTTTAAGTACTCACTTTTTActcaacaaaagaaaagaaaaactcaatttaaaaaaaatacaaaatctaaacaagaagaaaaaaaattgagtgttattgattttattttaataaaataagattaatACAAAATCTAAGAGTTAAAACTATTTGTGTTGATGATCATTTTGGTTCTCATTTTAAAAGTTGTTACAATCATTTGTTTTTCAAGGTTTAGAGTAAACTCAATAACTAATCCTCTGCATTCTGTAAATGTTACTCCATACCCAAGGCGAGGATCGAACTCTCAACAACTGGTTAAGGTAGGAGAGACACTTATCATCTCACCTATCTCCCATGGttaatactatatatattttaaacattatattaaCACACATAATATTCATCTGTTAAAATATAAAAGGCAAAAACTATTTTACTGGCTTAATCCAATTTTTATTGGATATGGATTCATTGGATCCTCTTGTTGGGGATTTGTTGGAGTTTAAGTAGAGGTAGCTAATCGTACAAGTGAGACTAAACTCGTTTTTAGACTTTGGATCATCTTCGCCTGTATAACTTGTTCTCCAATTGCCTTTTATCAGTCTGTAGACTTTTTGCTTGTTGGCAACATTAAATTGTGATATCATCAAGAATTTATTACCACGTCAACGAATACATACACTTGATGCTGGCAACTGTTGCTTTCTTTCAGCCTGCATTTTACAAAACTATTCAGAATTATGCTGATGACTTTAGCTCTCATTTTGATGACCCTGTTCTCCTCTTCTGTGGCTTTTGATGACTCCTTGGAAACAATAAGTCCTTAATTTGTCGCTCAGCACTATACTCTGAAGTTGCCTGCAAAGGCCAAAGTCGACAACTGCTTAACACCAATGATCTtaagggccagttcttcattgtttttgaaaagtattgtgaaaaagtgcttttgagaagtgcttttgaaaagtttagtttaaaatttgagtgtttagtattactgtcaaaaagtacttttgagaaataaaatgtctatttcaaacatgttattatcaagtaacaaatatgtatttaaataatatttaaattagttaatattattatattttagtaataatataaaaaaattattataatttgttaatattttaatatatgaaatataaattgtaaatatttttaagcaataaatattaattatttataaaatttaattagaatatatgaactatattttaaatatttaaatataaccattaaatatttgtaactagtattttaaaaaatatttttttatttatttttaattaatgattttaacacaattgtaattaaacaccaagaaaaaaaatactatgttattggagaGGTGAAAAAATATTTAAGCACCAAAAgtccttttcagaagtgctttgcttcttttcagaagtgcttttcaaaagcacttctgaaaagctaaaaatttcagccaaaagcaaCTTGTTCTTCAccgtttttcttttaaaagtgcttttagagtcagaagtgttttttttaagcaatgaagaactaggcctaagaataataataacaagaaacAAAGTCAAGGGACATACCCGCGCATTATACGCGAATCTTAAGGTTTGGATTTGGGTTCCACAGCAAACTCTCAAGTTAAACCCAAGGGAGTCTACACTGATAATAGCTGCCTCCTATAACGAATTGCAAAGAAAACGAATCATCATCTAAAGTATTATAATTAACACAACAAATGATACTAAATATTAAGGTATTAGGGATATGTTAAGGCAACAAATCTTACTTGTCAAAGTCCTCAAggttcctttttaaaaaaaaaacataaaacatgTTTCAGAAACTTGAACATTTTACACTGCCAAGTATGGTCAGATATGGTGCCAGTAGCTCAACATCCAGACAGCAGACTTTCACAAAGCTAATTTATTCCTAACTTCCATGTTAATGTTTTTTTACCTCAACTGGGATACCCTTGCATCTCCAACATAGTGATTTAAGTGCCTGTACGGTCTTCTCTCCACCAGCTTTCAGGCGAGATATGATTTTGGCTGTTGAATGTGCAATGGCATCAGGTTGAGCTTGTTTGAAGTCTTCTAATTCAACATCTGTCTGAAGAAGTGGAAGAAATCAATTTTTCTGATGGAACAAGTGCTATCGTAGCACTCAATTATTCCATGGAACTGTCTTTCTATGTTGCAACTTTATAACACAATATGGTTTAGTTACAGAAGAATGTTGCTTAATAACACCAACAAACAATGCATATCAATCAGCAACTTTATTATTCTAGCTAAGAACAGGATACAAGACCAGAACCACAAATGGTCTCGAACACAAGTAATAAAAGTATTCACACGttaatcaaacaaaatttaaaagagaAAGAGGATGAAAACCACTAAACACGAAAGCCTTCTACAAACCTGATGTCCATGTGCTGTAATTAGCTGAATTTTAGACATCTGCAATTTGTAAAACAAAGACCCATTCATGGAGATTTCATTTTTCTCAGATTCTTCTGATGTTGAATTATCTTTTGAGGACCCTAACCCATTTCTGTGACCATTAATTATGCTAACATCTTCTATTTTGTCTCCCACAACTTTCTCAACCTGATGTTTATCAGAACTACGAGACTGATTGGTAGATATATGCTTCTGAATTTCAGAATGTTCTTCAATGAAGGCTGGCCTTAGAAGGCCTTGAATAGCTAAACCATCCGAAGGTTGCTCCATCCAGTCTATAGGATCATCTGAAGCAAcctataacaaataaataaagataaagtgAGAAAATGTTCACTGGTACAAACCCATGCATCAAAGTTATTTTCTTTAAAACATAGTTGCTACCAAGGGTTCCTTCAAATCAAACTTGACACATGCCAGGAAAGGTTATGTTCGCATAAACATGGATTTAGTTCACTCATCTTCCAAGCAGTGTTCCGCGTTAATTTGCCCTTACTATCAAACATACAGTATCATTACCTCAGTCAACTTGTTGGCGAAGTACATCGGATGGGAGGAATGCATAGTCTCCAATTTTGCCCAGTCTCCTAGTGTCCCATCAGAGTCATCTTGATCATTATCTTCAAGAGCAGAAACCCAATCCTacaaataagaaattaaaagatgtCTTAGACAGGTTAGAAGAAACATCTTGCATGAAAAGCTAAGTTCATGCACAAGTTAAATTTGAAAGGAGAAGGTCAAACCTCATCATAATCCTCTTCTTCAGCAttctcatcttcatcttcatcttcatcatcaatatcctcaatttCAAAATCAACTTCAGATGCGCCTGATAACTCAAGTTCCTTCATGATTTCTGTAGTATCAAAGCCTATAATGACTTGCTGCATAAATGAACTACGTAAGCTTTCAGGAATGCAAcaggaaaaggaaaaaggaacTATTAGTTGACCTTTCCGTATGTGACTGCAACTAAAggttattattcttataaattattcCAATTTACTCAAAATGAAGCCCATTCTTCCGATTAGAATGGCGCATTCATTATCATGCCAAATCAATAACATTAATGCCTCATTTGGTTAGTAGTGTAATAAGATGAGGAAAATGCCTATTTATTACAATAGTtagacttaaaataaaaaataattaatacagttttaaacttgaaattagaaaaatgagtaaaaactcttgttaaaaaaaaaaaaaagctcttCAAAATAAGCAAAAGGTTTTTCCTCTTTTTGCTAAGAATAGGTCATGGGAATGGCTAAATATTACCACTTGAATTAGTTTATTACTCAGTCATGTACTAAAATATGAGTAAAAAATTACTCCTACCAAACATATAGTAAATACTCAAGAACTTTTAGTTATTCATGGGTTGCCTTGACAAACAAGACTAATGTCAATATTGAAAAGCAAAAGCTTCAGACAGAATCTAAGCACCATCTTGAGCCATGCATGCAGGCGTTTCAGATTATTGAAGGTCAGCATTGGAAATTTTATCAGAAAGAAAATATTGCATACCAGAAAGTTATTTTCTACAGCAAAACTTTGCAAAATATCTTCATCACTTTTTACTTGAAAGTATACATCTGCAAGGCATCAGAGTACagcttcaatttgataaaataagACTGACAAGCCTAAATCACAGATATGAGAATAGTCAACTTACTTCCATGTCCATCGGTTACATAAGGCAAGTCTGGCCACATTATGctttcatgaatttcatcatTAATCATCCCC is a window of Gossypium hirsutum isolate 1008001.06 chromosome D08, Gossypium_hirsutum_v2.1, whole genome shotgun sequence DNA encoding:
- the LOC107917885 gene encoding uncharacterized protein At3g49140 isoform X1; its protein translation is MMMLESAIAARFPAAANFCSSAFHQYRPTCSSDEVTSCHVTSRRPFRRGGFDVTRNRFQRLNTASPWRRALIKKKNQVTAEHLGSASGPTKQNGRSDYHPFEEIGEANSNNSDDATLTAAETCRTIIEVNTKATLMFSGMINDEIHESIMWPDLPYVTDGHGNVYFQVKSDEDILQSFAVENNFLQVIIGFDTTEIMKELELSGASEVDFEIEDIDDEDEDEDENAEEEDYDEDWVSALEDNDQDDSDGTLGDWAKLETMHSSHPMYFANKLTEVASDDPIDWMEQPSDGLAIQGLLRPAFIEEHSEIQKHISTNQSRSSDKHQVEKVVGDKIEDVSIINGHRNGLGSSKDNSTSEESEKNEISMNGSLFYKLQMSKIQLITAHGHQTDVELEDFKQAQPDAIAHSTAKIISRLKAGGEKTVQALKSLCWRCKGIPVEEAAIISVDSLGFNLRVCCGTQIQTLRFAYNARATSEYSAERQIKDLLFPRSHQKPQKRRTGSSK
- the LOC107917885 gene encoding uncharacterized protein At3g49140 isoform X4, giving the protein MNLAATNEYRPTCSSDEVTSCHVTSRRPFRRGGFDVTRFQRLNTASPWRRALIKKKNQVTAEHLGSASGPTKQNGRSDYHPFEEIGEANSNNSDDATLTAAETCRTIIEVNTKATLMFSGMINDEIHESIMWPDLPYVTDGHGNVYFQVKSDEDILQSFAVENNFLQVIIGFDTTEIMKELELSGASEVDFEIEDIDDEDEDEDENAEEEDYDEDWVSALEDNDQDDSDGTLGDWAKLETMHSSHPMYFANKLTEVASDDPIDWMEQPSDGLAIQGLLRPAFIEEHSEIQKHISTNQSRSSDKHQVEKVVGDKIEDVSIINGHRNGLGSSKDNSTSEESEKNEISMNGSLFYKLQMSKIQLITAHGHQTDVELEDFKQAQPDAIAHSTAKIISRLKAGGEKTVQALKSLCWRCKGIPVEEAAIISVDSLGFNLRVCCGTQIQTLRFAYNARATSEYSAERQIKDLLFPRSHQKPQKRRTGSSK
- the LOC107917885 gene encoding uncharacterized protein At3g49140 isoform X2; the encoded protein is MMMLESAIAARFPAAANFCSSAFHQYRPTCSSDEVTSCHVTSRRPFRRGGFDVTRFQRLNTASPWRRALIKKKNQVTAEHLGSASGPTKQNGRSDYHPFEEIGEANSNNSDDATLTAAETCRTIIEVNTKATLMFSGMINDEIHESIMWPDLPYVTDGHGNVYFQVKSDEDILQSFAVENNFLQVIIGFDTTEIMKELELSGASEVDFEIEDIDDEDEDEDENAEEEDYDEDWVSALEDNDQDDSDGTLGDWAKLETMHSSHPMYFANKLTEVASDDPIDWMEQPSDGLAIQGLLRPAFIEEHSEIQKHISTNQSRSSDKHQVEKVVGDKIEDVSIINGHRNGLGSSKDNSTSEESEKNEISMNGSLFYKLQMSKIQLITAHGHQTDVELEDFKQAQPDAIAHSTAKIISRLKAGGEKTVQALKSLCWRCKGIPVEEAAIISVDSLGFNLRVCCGTQIQTLRFAYNARATSEYSAERQIKDLLFPRSHQKPQKRRTGSSK
- the LOC107917885 gene encoding uncharacterized protein At3g49140 isoform X3; this translates as MNLAATNEYRPTCSSDEVTSCHVTSRRPFRRGGFDVTRNRFQRLNTASPWRRALIKKKNQVTAEHLGSASGPTKQNGRSDYHPFEEIGEANSNNSDDATLTAAETCRTIIEVNTKATLMFSGMINDEIHESIMWPDLPYVTDGHGNVYFQVKSDEDILQSFAVENNFLQVIIGFDTTEIMKELELSGASEVDFEIEDIDDEDEDEDENAEEEDYDEDWVSALEDNDQDDSDGTLGDWAKLETMHSSHPMYFANKLTEVASDDPIDWMEQPSDGLAIQGLLRPAFIEEHSEIQKHISTNQSRSSDKHQVEKVVGDKIEDVSIINGHRNGLGSSKDNSTSEESEKNEISMNGSLFYKLQMSKIQLITAHGHQTDVELEDFKQAQPDAIAHSTAKIISRLKAGGEKTVQALKSLCWRCKGIPVEEAAIISVDSLGFNLRVCCGTQIQTLRFAYNARATSEYSAERQIKDLLFPRSHQKPQKRRTGSSK